TGGAATGCTCTCCCGCGTCACGGTCGCCGGAGGCAGTGACGTCGACAGGGTGAAGTTCTACACGGCGCTCTACCACGCATTTCAGCTCCCGCGCACGTTCAGCGATCGCGACGGCTCCTATCCGAGCTTCGGTGGCGGCGATTCCATCTGCACGGCGACCGATGGCGTCTACTATTGTGACTTTTCGTTGTGGGATACCTATCGCGCTCTCCATCCGCTCTTCAATCTCCTTATCCCTGAGATCAATGCCGCGATGATGCGCTCGTTGCTGCTCAAGGCGAAGCAGGGAGGCTGGCTTCCGATCTTCCCATGCTGGAACAGTTACACATCGGCGATGATCGGAGACCATGCGATCGCGGTGCTCGCTGATGCGGTCGTGAAGGCGCGATCACGCTGACGGCCGATGAGTACGCCTCCGTGCGGAAGAATGCTCTGGAGCTCCCCGCGGACACGAAGGACTACCGGAACGGCAAAGGCGTGCGGGCACTGGATTCCTACATGCAGTACGGGTACATACCCCTCGAAGACAGCGTCAGCGATTCGTTCCACAAGGGCGAACAGGTATCACGCACCCTGGAATATGCGTATGACGATTTCGCCATGGCCCAGATCGCACGTGCGATGGGCCGGACCGACGATACAGAGTACTTCCTCCGCAGGTCGCAGAACTACCGGAATGTCTTTGATACCACGCGCATGTGTGTTGCGGGCAGGTATGCCGACGGGACGTTCACCGAGGAATTCGAGAAGACTCAGCGTATGCCCTATATCACCGAAGGCACTCCCTGGCAGTACACATGGTATGTGCCCCATGATGTTCCCGGGCTTATCGCGCTGATGGGGGGGGAGGACGCTTTTGAGAAGGAACTCGATGCCTTCTTCGCCGCCGGGCAGTACTGGCATGGCAACGAGCCGGACCAACAGGTCCCATTCCTTTACACCTATACACGCAACCCGTGGAAGACCCATCAGATCGTCCACCGGATCCGTGAGGAAGAATACAGCGCCACACCGGGAGGGCTGTGCGGCAATGACGACGCCGGACAGATCTCTGCATGGTATGTCTTCGCCGCTCTGGGTCTCTATCCAGTCTGCCCGGGAACACAGGACTATGCCGTGACCTCGCCGGCGTTCGACCGGATCACGCTCCATCTGGCCCGTGGCAGGACCCTTACCATACGTGCCGATGGTGTCAGCGCGGGCAAGTATGTCATCCGTTCGGGGGTGTTGAATGGGCGGGCCATAACCGATGGGAAGGTGCGGCATGACGAACTCGTCAAAGGGGGCACCCTGACCTACCGTGTGCGAGGGCCACTGCGGGGCGAGCGGGAAGGGGCGAAGCAATGAGGATGCCGATGCGGGATACTCTTGCGAAGGCATACGGAAAAGCCGGCATCGGGGCCTTCAATGTGTTCACCGCCGAACAGGTCCACGGTGTTCTTGCCGGTGCAACAACAGCACAGTGCCCCGTGATCATGCAGATCACGCCTGCTGCCCGGCGTTACATGACACCCGAAATACTGCAGGGGATGGTGGAAGGCGCCGAGCACGTGTATCCGGAGGCAGGGGTGTGCATCCACCTCGATCACGGTGATACGGCCCACTGCATGGATGCGATCGCCTCGGGGTTCTACGATTCGGTGATGATCGATGCCTCGCATGAACCCTTCGAAAAGAACATCGCTGTGACGAAGGACATCGTTGATCGGGCTCATGACCGGGGTATCGCGGTGGAGGCGGAACTCGGCGTGCTCAGCGGTGTAGAAGATGACATGGCGGCAGGGGAAGATCAGGCGCGCTGTACCGATCCCGATCAGGCAGAGGAGTTCGTTGCACGCACAGGGTGCGACAGTCTCGCCATCGCCATCGGTACGAGCCACGGTGCGTACAAGTTCCGCGGAAATATGTCGCTGAATCTCGAGGTCCTGGCGAAGATACGGCAGGCACTTCCCGGATTTCCGCTCGTCCTGCATGGTGCCTCGGCGGTTCCGGCGCATGAGATCGAGCGGATCAATCTCGCAGGCGGGCGTCTCAGGACTGATAGCAGGGGCATCGCACGCGGGGAACTCCAGAAGGCGATCCGGCTTGGCGTGGCAAAAGTGAACATCGCCACCGATATGCGGCTCCTGTGGACCCGCATCTGCCGGGAGTTCTTCCGCGACACGCCGGACCTGTTCGATCCGCTCGTGCCCGGCAAGAGATATATGGAAGCACTTCAACAGCTGGTGGTTGTGAAGTGCCGGGAATTGATCGTTGAGGGGTATGAGCAGTCACTATGAAGGTCCTCGCAGTGGTGAAAGCATGAATGTCGACCCGCGCTGCAAACTCCTGGTCCATCCTCTCGATGATACCTCGGGTGAATACCAGCGGATCACCCCACAGGGAGCCGGGTGGCAGCACCTGCATTTCGGGGCCCGCCGGCTCACCCGGGGCGCTGTGTGGCGGCATGACACGGGTGACCACGAGATGTGTATTGTGCTGCTGGGGGGGAGTTTTTCCATCACGTCGAAGTGGGGTACATGGAAGACCAGCGGTGGCAGGGAGCACGTCTTTGCCGGGCTCCCGCACGCCGCATATCTTCCGCCGCACACCGAATTCACGCTCACTGCGGAGAGCGCAATGGCGGATATCGGCTATGGGCATACGGTCGGCGACCCCGCACTCGCGGGGTTCTTCATCACGCCGGACGATGTGCAGCGCCATGGTATCGAAATGCGCGGCGGCGACAATGCGTCGCGTCAGATCAACTCGATCCTTCCGCCGGGATCACCGGTCCACCGGCTTGTGTGTGTCGAAGTCTATACCCCCTCGGGCAACTGGAGTTCGTTCCCCGCCCACAAACACGACAGCCGGAAGATCAGCGAGCAAGGGAAGCTGATCGAGGCGAGTCTCGACGAGACGTATTTCTACAAATTCGATAGGCCCCAGGGGTTTGCGCTTCAGCGGATCTACACCGGCGACCGTTCGTTGAACGAGATCGCGGAACCCCAAACTGATGATGTGGTGCTGGTGCCGAGAGGGTATCATCCGGTCGTGGCGGGACACGGGTATCATGCCTACTACTTGAACTGTCTTGCCGGCAGCGACCAGTCCCTCGTCAATACGGACGACCCTGACCACGCGTGGATCTACGGTACGTGGAAAGGGATGGACCCCCGTTTGCCGCTGGTCACGCTCGCAATGAACAAGAAAGCCCCATGACGATGAAGACGTACGATGTGATCACGTATGGCAGATCTTCCATCGACCTGTACAGCAACAATATTGGCAGTCCGTTCGAAGAGATCAAGGAGTTCGGCGCGTTCGTCGGGGGTTCCCCGTTGAACATCGCGGTTGGGGCAAAGCGTCTGGGCCTGCGGAGCGCGCTGCTGACCGCTGTCGGAAACGACATGGTGGGGAAGTTCCTGTTGCACTTCCTCAAGAACGAAGGCGTCGAAACGGCATTCATCCCCGTCAAGGAGGGTGCGCGGACGAGTGCCGTGATCCTCGGGATCGAGCCACCGGCGAAATTCCCGCTGGTATACTATCGCGACAATTGCGCCGATTCCAAGATGACGATCGATGACGTCATGAAGGCGGACATCGCAGGTTCGCGGCTGCTGGAAGTGTCCGCAACGGCACTGAATATCGAGCCTTCGCGCTCGGCCGCTTTCTTCGCGGCAGAAAGGGCAGTGGAGGCGGGGGTGCCGGTGTTGGTGGATCTGGATTTCCGGGCCGACCAGTGGCACGATCCCCGGGCGTATGGCGTCACCACGCGGGCCTTCCTCAATTATTGTACGCTGGCCGTCGGTACGGAAGAGGAGATCCTCGCCACCATGGTGAAGGATCCGGCCCAGATCACGATCAGGAACCAGCAGATCTCCGCACCGGAGATCACGGGCAATATCGATGAGGCCATCAAGGCAGTGCTGCGTACCGGTGTGCAGGCGCTCGTCGTGAAACGCGGCGCCAAGGGTTCTTCGGTCTATCTGAAAGACGGTTCTATCATCGATGTCCCGGGATT
Above is a window of Ignavibacteriota bacterium DNA encoding:
- a CDS encoding glycoside hydrolase family 92 protein — translated: MRKNALELPADTKDYRNGKGVRALDSYMQYGYIPLEDSVSDSFHKGEQVSRTLEYAYDDFAMAQIARAMGRTDDTEYFLRRSQNYRNVFDTTRMCVAGRYADGTFTEEFEKTQRMPYITEGTPWQYTWYVPHDVPGLIALMGGEDAFEKELDAFFAAGQYWHGNEPDQQVPFLYTYTRNPWKTHQIVHRIREEEYSATPGGLCGNDDAGQISAWYVFAALGLYPVCPGTQDYAVTSPAFDRITLHLARGRTLTIRADGVSAGKYVIRSGVLNGRAITDGKVRHDELVKGGTLTYRVRGPLRGEREGAKQ
- a CDS encoding class II fructose-bisphosphate aldolase, which encodes MRMPMRDTLAKAYGKAGIGAFNVFTAEQVHGVLAGATTAQCPVIMQITPAARRYMTPEILQGMVEGAEHVYPEAGVCIHLDHGDTAHCMDAIASGFYDSVMIDASHEPFEKNIAVTKDIVDRAHDRGIAVEAELGVLSGVEDDMAAGEDQARCTDPDQAEEFVARTGCDSLAIAIGTSHGAYKFRGNMSLNLEVLAKIRQALPGFPLVLHGASAVPAHEIERINLAGGRLRTDSRGIARGELQKAIRLGVAKVNIATDMRLLWTRICREFFRDTPDLFDPLVPGKRYMEALQQLVVVKCRELIVEGYEQSL
- the iolB gene encoding 5-deoxy-glucuronate isomerase; amino-acid sequence: MNVDPRCKLLVHPLDDTSGEYQRITPQGAGWQHLHFGARRLTRGAVWRHDTGDHEMCIVLLGGSFSITSKWGTWKTSGGREHVFAGLPHAAYLPPHTEFTLTAESAMADIGYGHTVGDPALAGFFITPDDVQRHGIEMRGGDNASRQINSILPPGSPVHRLVCVEVYTPSGNWSSFPAHKHDSRKISEQGKLIEASLDETYFYKFDRPQGFALQRIYTGDRSLNEIAEPQTDDVVLVPRGYHPVVAGHGYHAYYLNCLAGSDQSLVNTDDPDHAWIYGTWKGMDPRLPLVTLAMNKKAP
- the iolC gene encoding 5-dehydro-2-deoxygluconokinase, whose protein sequence is MKTYDVITYGRSSIDLYSNNIGSPFEEIKEFGAFVGGSPLNIAVGAKRLGLRSALLTAVGNDMVGKFLLHFLKNEGVETAFIPVKEGARTSAVILGIEPPAKFPLVYYRDNCADSKMTIDDVMKADIAGSRLLEVSATALNIEPSRSAAFFAAERAVEAGVPVLVDLDFRADQWHDPRAYGVTTRAFLNYCTLAVGTEEEILATMVKDPAQITIRNQQISAPEITGNIDEAIKAVLRTGVQALVVKRGAKGSSVYLKDGSIIDVPGFKVEVVNVLGAGDAFAAGFIYGYLQGWDWYKCCRLGNACGGILVTKHGCANFNPTYQEAISFIESQGGF